The DNA sequence GCGGTCAGCCGCAGCGCCCCGGCGACCAGGCCGGCCGCGAAGGCCCCGGTGGCCGCCAGCGCCAGCTCGTTGACCCGCTGCGCGGTCGCACCGGCCAGCACGTCGGCGTCGTCGACGGCCACGTCGCTGAACGTCACCGCGTACTCGTCACCGCCGTTGGACGTCGGCGTCTCGGTCAGCTGCACACCGTCGGCCTTCGCGGACACGACGGCGACGCCGGAGTCCGCGGTCACCAGGATCCACTCCGCCGCTGCGGCGTACGGGACACCGACCTTCGTCCCGTTGAGGCGGCCGCCGGTGAGCGTGGTCGCCGGCCGGTCGGGCAGCGCCGCACCCGGTTCGTTGAGCGCCGCCGTGAGGATCGCACCCTTGGCGACGTCCGCCAGGTAGCGGTCCTGCTGGGCGTCCGACGCCAGGTCGAGCAGCGGCACCAGCGCGAGGCCGAGCGTGGCGAGCGCCGGGCTGATGGTGCCGTGCCTGCCGATCTCGGTCAGCGCGGTGGCGAGTTCGGCCAACCCGACCCCGTCGCCGCCGAGTCGTTCCGGTACGCCGAGCGCCGTGACGCCACCGGAAACCAAAGCGTCCCAGCTGTTGTCACGCTCGAGCACCGACGTCACCACATCGGCGACAGCCTGCTGCCCCTCGTCTGGACTGAAATCCACCCGAATCCTCCTTGATCCCGGGAGTTGTGCGTCAGTGGCTGACCGGGCACTGTGCCGGGTCCGCAGGCCCGCCCGCGCCGGTGTAGTCCACCCGCCAGTGCTTGATGCCGTTGAGCCAACCCGACCGTAGCCGCTCGGGCTCGCCGATCGGCTTGAGATCGGGCATGTTGTCGGCGACGGCGTTGAAGATCAGGTTGATGGTCATCCTGGCCAGGTTCGCCCCGATGCAGTAGTGCGCGCCCGTACCACCGAAGCCGACGTGCGGGTTCGGGTTGCGCAGGATGTTGAACGTGTGCGGGTCCTCGAAGACCTCTTCGTCGAAATTGGCCGAGCGGTAGGACATCACCACCCGCTGCCCCTTCTTGATGGTGACGCCGCCGAGTTCGACGTCCTCGAGGGCGGTGCGCTGGAACGCCGACACGGGCGTCGCCCAGCGCACGATCTCGTCGGCGGCCGTCTCCGGGCGCTCACGCTTGTAGAGCTCCCACTGTTCGGGGTTGTTCGAGAACGCGATCATGCCGTGGGTGATCGAGTTGCGGGTGGTCTCGTTACCGGCCACCGCCAGCATGATCACGAAGAAGCCGAACTCGTCGTCGGAGAGCTTCTCGCCCTCGATGTCGGCCTCGATCAGCTTGGTCACGATGTCGTCGGTCGGGTTCTTGCTGCGCTCCTCGGCCATCTTCATGGCGTAGGTGATCAGCTCGAACGACGACATGGCCGGGTCGATGTCGGCGTACTCCGGATCCTCGCCGCCGGTCATCTCGTTGGACCAGCGGAAGATCTTGTCGCGATCGTCCTGCGGCACGCCGAGCAGTTCGGCGATGGCCTGCAGCGGCAGTTCGGCGGAGACCTGCTCGACGAAGTCGCCCTCGCCGTTGGCCAGGGCGGTCTTGGCGATGTTCTGCGCCCGCTGGTTGAGCTCCTCTTCGAGGCGGCCGACCGCACGCGGGGTGAAACCGCGCGAGATGATCTTGCGCAGCCGGGTGTGCTGGGGGGCGTCCATGTTCAACAGCACATTGCGCTGCAGGTCGATGGCGTCACGCGTCATCTCCTGCGGCCACACCGGGATGGCGCCGTCGGGTGAGCTGCCGAAGACGTCGCTGCGCTTGGAGACCTCCTTGACGTCGGCGTGCTTGGTGACGAGCCAGTAGCCCTTGTCACCGAATCCGCCGGTTCCGCCCGGGACGTCCACCCAGTGAATAGGCTCGGACTTACGCAGTTCGGCGAGCTCCTCGACGGGCAGCGCCTTGAGATTCACATCGGGGTCGAGAAAGTCGAAGTTCTGGGGAAGATTCGGGCAGGCCATGAGTGGAGCTCCTCAATACACAACGTGGTCTAGTGCCGATTGCGACCATTCAAACATGCCTTCTGCGCAGATCAAAGGCACGGATACATCGTCGCTTGTCAGACTAATGAAACGTGTTCTAGCCTGGCGGAATGGGTACCCCTGTCATCGTTGAAGCCACCCGCAGCGCCATCGGCAAGCGGAACGGATGGTTGTCGGGCCTGCACGCGACCGAACTGCTCGGCGCGGTGCAGAAGGCGCTGGTCGACAAGGCCGGCATCGACGCGGGTGAGGTCGAGCAGATCATCGGCGGCTGCGTCACCCAGTACGGCGAGCAGTCGAACAACATCACCCGCGTCGCGTGGTTGACGGCCGGCCTGCCCGAGCACGTCGGCGCCACCACTGTCGACTGCCAGTGCGGCAGCGGTCAGCAGGCCAACCACCTGATCGCCGGGCTCATCGCGGCGGGCGCCATCGACGTGGGCATCGCCTGCGGGGTGGAAGCCATGAGCCGCGTCGGCCTCGGTGCGAACGCCGGGCCCGACCGTTCCAAGATCCGCGCCGAATCCTGGGACATCGACATGCCCAACCAGTTCGAGGCGGCCGAGCGTATCGCGAAGCGACGCGGCATCACCCGTGAGGACATCGACCAGTTCGGCTTCGCGTCGCAGGCCAAGGCCAAGCAGGCGTGGGCCGAGAACCGGTTCGACCGGGAGATCTCCCCGATCGTGGCCCCGGTGCTCGACGAGAACAAGCAGCCGACGTCCGATCGCGCACCGGTCGCCAAGGACCAGGGCCTGCGCGACACCACGCTCGAGGGACTGTCCCAACTCAAACCCGTCATGGACGGCGGCATCCACACCGCGGGCACCTCGTCGCAGATCTCCGACGGCGCCGCCGCGGTGCTCTGGATGGACGAGGACAAGGCCCGGGCGCTGGGTCTCACGCCCCGGGCCCGGATCGTCAGTCAGGCGCTGGTCGGCGCGGAGCCGTACTACCACCTCGACGGCCCGGTGCAGTCGACGGCCAAGGTGCTCGAGAAGGCCGGGATGAAGATGGGCGACATCGACATCACCGAGATCAACGAGGCCTTCGCCTCGGTGGTGCTGTCGTGGGCGCGGGTGCACAACCCCGACATGGACAAGGTGAACGTCAACGGCGGCGCCATCGCACTCGGTCACCCGGTCGGCAGCACCGGCAGCCGGTTGATCACCACGGCGCTGCACGAGCTCGAGCGCACCGACAAGTCCACGGCACTGATCACCATGTGCGCCGGCGGGGCGCTGTCGACGGGCACCATCATCGAGCGGATCTGAGCCGTCGAGGCGACAACCCACGGCCACAGGGTGTTTCGAGGCCGCGGTGGCTCGCGGCTACCCGGCCTCCCGCCGGAGCGCCGGGCGGATCCGCGCCCGGATGTGGTGGATCCGGCCGTCGGACGCCGGGATGAGGAACGTCTCGTCGACGTGGGCCACCACGCGACGACCCGCGATCCGCGCCTTGGTGACCACGGTGAACGTGGCGTGTACCTCGTCGCCCGCGACACGGAACGTCCGGTCGGTGGTGGCGGCGATGACCTGGTACTGCGGACCGCGAGTGAGGCTGCGCCGCAGATGATCCGCCGAGAATCCGGTCTTGACACCCACTTCGAAGCGGACGCAGTCCGCAGCGAACGGGACGTTACGCGCGTCGTGTGTGGCAAGCGCATCGATATAGGCGTCGGCCGCGGCGACGCGGTCGGTATCCGGAACCGTGTCCATTCAGCGAGCATAGGAGACCACCGTGCCGAAGTCACCGCCCAGCAGACTCAACTCGCCCGCCGCCGACGTCGTCATCAAGTGGATGTCGCGCGCAAACACGTTGTTGTACAAGATCAGTGGGGGCCGCCTCGGCGGAACGTTCGGCAAGGCGCCTGTCGCGCTGTTGACCACGATCGGCCGCAAGACCGGTGAGCCGCGGGTCAGCCCACTGCTGTATCTGCGCGACGGGGACCGCGTGATCCTGGTCGCCTCGCGCGGCGGCAGCGACAAGCATCCGATGTGGTACCTCAACCTGAGGGCGAACCCCAGGGTCGAGGTGCAGATCAAGGACGAGGTACTGCCCCTGACGGCGCGGCCGGCCACCGAGGAGGAGCGCGCGCAGTACTGGCCGAGGCTCGTCGCGATGTACCCGAATTTCGACGACTACCAGTCGTGGACGGATCGCGTGATCCCGATCGTCGTGTGCGAGCCGTGAGGCACCGTCACGAAATACGTTGACGCAGACGCGTTTGGAACGTCCACGCGCGGCCATATACGCCGGCATGGCCGGCAGGATCCGCAATTCCCAGGCACTCGCGTTGGCGATGAAGTACTTCGCGCGCGCCCACATCTGGGCCTACCGGCGCACCGACGGTCTGCTCGGCTCACGGCTTCTGTGGTTCCCGGCGGCGTTGCTGACGACGACGGGCCGCAGGTCCGGCGAGCCGCGCACCACCCCGACGCTTTACCTGCGCGACGGCGACCGGGTCATCCTGCCCGCCAGCTTCGGCGGCCGCGACAGCGATCCGCTGTGGTACCGAAACCTCAAGGAGAATCCGGACGTCCACGTGCAGATCGGCGCGGAGAAGCTGGATCTGGTCGCCCGTGACGCCACCGACGAGGAGCGCAGGCGGTACTGGCCGCGGCTGACCAAGATGTATCCGCCCTACCGGAACTACCGCGAGGCCGCCGACCGGGTCATCCCGTTGGTGGTGTGCGAACCGTGATGCTCAGGCGCCGTAGACCGGCACCGGCGGACGCGCTTTGGCGAGCAGATCCTTGACGACCGGACCGAGTTCGGCGGGATCCCAGCGGGCACCCTTGTCGACCTGCGGGCCGTGCGCCCAGCCTTCGGCGACGCGGATCTTGCCGCCCTCGACCTCGAAGACCTTCCCGGTGACGTCACGGGCCTCGACGCTGCCCAGCCAGACCACCAGCGGGGAGACGTTCTCCGGTGCCATCGCGTCGAAATCCTGGTCCTGCGTCGACATCATCTCCGCGAACACCGTCTCGGTCATCCGGGTGCGGGCCGACGGCGCGATCGCGTTCACCGTCACCCCGTAGCGGCCCATCTCGGCGGCGGCCACCAGCGTCATGGCTGCGATACCGGCTTTGGCGGCGCTGTAGTTGGCCTGCCCGACACTGCCCTGCAGTCCCGCACCGGAGCTGGTGTTGACGATCCGGGCGTCCACGGTGTTGCCCGCCTTGGACTGTGCGCGCCAGTACGCCGCGGCATGCCGCATGGTCGCGAAGTGACCCTTGAGGTGGACGGCGATGACCGCGTCGAATTCCTCTTCGCTGGTGTTGGCGAACATTCGGTCGCGCACGATGCCGGCGTTGTTGACCAGGACGTCGAGCCCGCCGAAGGAGTCGACCGCCGTTTGGATCAGGCCCTCGGCCTGCGCCCAGTCGGCGACGTTGGCGCCGCTGGTGACGGCTTCGCCGCCGGCGGCCGTGATCTCGTCGACGACGCTCTGCGCCGCGCTGCCGCCACCGGCGGGTGACCCGTCGAGGCCGACGCCGATGTCGTTGACCACCACGCGTGCACCTTCGGCGGCGAATGCCAGCGCGTGCGCGCGGCCGATGCCGCCGCCCGCACCCGTCACGATGACCACGCGGCCGTCGAGCAGTCCCATATGTGTTGTCTCCTCTTACTTCTTGATGTCTGCAGTGGTGGTCGACAGGTAGTGCGGGGGTTCGCCGCCGCCGTGGACCTCGAGGGAGGCGCCGCTGATGTAGGACGCCGCGTCCGAGGCGAGAAACGCCGCCGCCCAGCCGATGTCGGCGGGTTTGGCGAGCCGGCCGAGCGGGACGTTGCGGGAGATCGCGGCGATCGAGTCCGCGTCACCGTAGAACAGTTCGGACTGTTCGGTCTCGACCATGCCGACCACGACGGAGTTGACCCGCACCTTGGGCGCCCACTCGACGGCGAGGGTGGTGGTCATGTTCTCCATCCCGGCCTTGGCCGCACCGTATGCGGCGGTACCCGGGGTGGGCCGCCTGCCGCTGACGCTGCTGATGTTGACGATCGCACCGCCCGAATCCTGGTGCTGCATGACCGCGTTGGCGTGTGTGGAGACCGACAGCGCGCCGAGGAGGTTCAGCTCGACGATCTTGCGGGTGAACTTCGCCGACGCCTCGGCGGCGAGCACGTACGGCGAACCACCTGCATTGTTGACCACGACGTCGAGGCGACCGTGCGCGTCGACGATGCCGTCGATCAGTGCCTTGACCGAGTCGTCGTCGCGGATGTCGCAGGAGTGGAATTCGTACGGGCTGTCCTCGACCGGCCGGCGCGCACACGTCACCACGGTGGCGCCCTGCGCGGCGAACACGGCGCTGATTCCGGCGCCGACACCACGGACGCCGCCGGTCACGAGAACCACGCGCCCGTCGAGTCCGAGTTTGATTCCAGCGGCGTCGGTCACTGTGCTAGCGTACCAAGCAAGTGCTTGCTTAGGTAGCCACCCCAGGAGCCGTCAATGACGATCACGTCCAAGACAGTGGAACCGGGCATCGTCTCGGTCACCGTCGACTACCCGCCCGTCAACGCGATCCCCTCGCGCGGTTGGTTCGAACTCGGTGACGCCATCACCGCCGCCGGCCGCGACCGCAGCACCCACGTGGTGATCCTGCGCGCCGAGGGCCGGGGCTTCAACGCCGGTGTCGACATCAAGGAGATGCAGAACACCGAGGGTTTCACCGCGCTCATCGACGCCAATCGCGGCTGCTTCCACGCCTTCCGGGCGGTCTACGAGTGTGAGGTCCCCGTCGTCGCGGCGGTCAACGGCTTCTGCGTCGGCGGCGGCATCGGTCTGGTCGGCAACGCAGACGTGATCGTCGCCTCCGACGACGCCACGTTCGGGCTGCCCGAGGTCGAGCGCGGCGCGCTCGGTGCCGCGACTCATCTGTCGCGGCTGGTGCCCCAGCACATGATGCGCCGACTGTTCTTCACCGCGGCGACCGTGGGCGCGGACACCCTGCACCACTTCGGTTCGGTGCACGAGGTGGTGCCGCGGGCCGATCTCGACGAGGCCGCCCTGCGGGTGGCCCGTGACATCGCCGCCAAGGACACCCGGGTGATCCGCGCTGCGAAGGAGGCCCTCAACCTCATCGACGTCCAGCGCGTCAACTCCAGTTACCGCATGGAGCAGGGTTTCACGTTCGAACTGAACCTCGCCGGGGTGTCCGACGAGCATCGCGACGCGTTCGCGGGGACGGACAAGGGATCGAAATGAGCGACAAGACAACCACACTCGACGAGGCAGTCGCGTCGATCGAGAGCGGGATGACCATCGGCATCGGCGGCTGGGGCTCACGCCGCAAACCCATGGCTTTCGTCCGGGCGCTGCTGCGCACCGACGTCACCGACCTCACCGTCGTCACCTACGGGGGACCCGATCTCGGGCTGCTGTGCTCGGCGAACAAGGTCAAGCGGGTCTACTACGGGTTCGTCTCGCTGGATTCGCCCCCGTTCTACGACCCGTGGTTCGCCAAGGCGCGCACCAGCGGATCGATCGAGGCCCGGGAGATGGACGAAGGCATGCTGCGGTGCGGTCTGCAGGCCGCCGCACAACGACTTCCGTTCCTGCCGATCCGCGCCGGCCTCGGCAGCGACGTCCGCGCGTTCTGGGGTGACGAACTCAAGACCGTGCGCTCGCCCTACCCGACGGGCGACGGCTACGAGGAACTCATCGCGATGCCGGCGCTGAACCTCGACGTCGCGTGCGTGCACATGAACCTCGGTGACGCCCAGGGCAATGCGGCCTACACCGGCATCGACCCCTACTTCGACGACCTGTTCCTGATGTCGGCCCGGAGGCGGCTGTTGAGCGTCGAGCGGGTGGTGTCCACCGAGGAACTCGTCAAAGCCGTTCCGCCGCAGGCTCTGCTGGTCAACCGGATGATGGTCGACTCCGTCGTCGAAGCCCCCAACGGCGCCCACTTCACCACCGCGGAACCGGATTACCGCCGCGACGAGAAGTTCCAGCGGCACTACGCCGAGGCCGCCGGATCCGAGGAGTCCTGGGCCGAGTTCGTCAGCACGTACCTGTCGGGCAGCGAGGACGACTACCAGGCCGCCGTCCGCAGGTTCGCAGAACAGCAGGGAGCCGCGAAATGACCGATCCGACCCGTGCCGAGGTGTGCGCCGTCGCGTGCGCCGAACTGTTCCGCGACGCCGGTGAGATCATGGTCAGCCCGATGGCGAACATGGTGTCGATCGGCGCCCGCCTCGCGCGTCTGACGTTCTCCCCCGACATCCTGCTGACGGACGGGGAGGCCCGTCTGCTGGCGGACACTCCGGCGCTGGGTGGCACGGGCGCCATCGAGGGGTGGATGCCGTTCGGCCGCGTCTTCGAGACGCTGACGTGGGGACGGCGCCACGTCGTCATGGGGGCCAATCAGATTGACCGCTACGGCAACCAGAACCTGTCGGCGTTCGGCCCGATCCAGCACCCGAAGCGGCAGATGTTCGGGGTGCGCGGCGCGCCGGGCAACACCATCAACCACGCCACCAGCTACTGGGTCGGTGGGCACAGCAAGCGCGTGTTCGGCGAATCCGTCGACATCGTGTCCGGGGTCGGGTGGGACAAGGTCGATCCTGACAACCCGGCGTACCGGTTCCTCGACGTGTTCCGCGTGGTGAGCAACCTGGGTGTCTTCGACTTCAACGGACCCGATCACCAGATGCGCGCGGTGTCGCTGCATCCCGGTGTGGACGCCGACCAGGTCGCCGAGAACACCTCCTTCGAGGTGCACGGCCTGGACTCCGCGGAGACGACGCGGTTGCCGTCCGACGAGGAGCTGCACCTGATCCGCGAGGTCATCGACCCGAAGTCACTGCGGGACAGGGAAATCCGGTCGTGACGAGCCTGCGTACCCCGCTGACCGAACTGGTCGGGATCGAACATCCCGTCGTGCAGACCGGAATGGGCTGGGTGGCCGGGGCGCGGTTGGTGTCGGCGACGTCCAATGCGGGCGGCCTGGGCATCCTGGCGTCGGCCACCATGACGCTCGAGGAGCTGCAGACGGCGGTGACGAAGGTCAAGGCCGCCACCGACAAACCGTTCGGCATCAACATCCGGGCCGACGCCGGCGACGCGAACGAACGCATCGACCTGCTGATCCGCGAGGGCGTCAAGGTCGCCTCCTTCGCGCTGGCGCCGAAACCCGATCTGATCGCCCGGCTCAAGGAAGCCGGCGTGGTCGTCATCCCGTCGGTCGGGTTGGCCAAGCACGCCAAGAAGGTCGCCGGGTGGGGTGCCGATGCGGTGATCGTGCAGGGCGGTGAAGGCGGTGGCCACACCGGACCGATCGCGACGACGCTGCTGCTACCGTCGGTTCTCGACGCGGTCGCCGACACCGGGATGCCGGTGATCGCCGCAGGCGGCTTCTTCGACGGGCGCGGCCTGGCCGCGGCCCTGTCGTACGGTGCCGCCGGAGTCGCCATGGGCACCCGCTTCCTGTTGACGTCGGACTCGACGGTGCCCGACGCCGTCAAACAGCGCTATCTGCAGGCCGCACTCGACGGCACCGTCGTCTCGACCCGCGTCGACGGGATGCCGCACCGGGTGCTGCGCACGGGTCTGGTGGAAAAGCTCGAAAGCGGTTCGCCGGTGCGGGGTTTCGCCGCGGCGGTGGGCAACGCCCAGAAGTTCAAGAAGATGTCCGGCATGACCTGGCGGTCCATGGTCAAGGACGGTCTGGCCATGCGGCACGGCAAAGACCTGACCTGGTCGCAGGTGCTGATGGCCGCCAACACCCCGATGCTGCTGAAGGCCGGCCTGGTCGAGGGCAACACCGAGGCCGGCGTGCTGGCGTCGGGGCAGGTGGCGGGCATCCTCGACGATCTGCCGTCATGCGCCGAACTGGTGCCGGCGATCGTCGCCGACGCCGTCACACACCTGAGGGAGGCGGCGGCACTCGTGCAGTGACCCGCCTGGATGAAGCACTCTGCTGAATTCTCACGGAATTAAGCTAAGGTCTTCATATGGCGGATGTTAAGCCAGATCCTTCAACGACGGCTGCGGTCATCGGCGATGTCGTGGCGTCCCGCCGCGCGCCCGACCGGCGTGCCCTGCACCGGCACCTGCGTGCGGCCCTCGATGCCGCCGGGTTCGCGTTCACGGTCGGCGACGAATTCCAGGGCAGCCATCCGAGCGTCGGCGCGGCGATCGACGCCGCACTGACCGTCCGCCTGGCCGTCGCGCCGGACATCGACATCCGCTTCGGCATCGGATGGGGAGCGGTCACGATCCTCGACGCCGAGACCGGCATCCAGGACGGGCCGGGTTGGTGGGCGGCGCGGGAAGCCATCGAGTGGACCGCATCGGCGCAACGGCAACCGGGGCTCGCCGCGGTGCGCACCTCGTATCGCCGGGACGCCGACACCGCCGGACCGGATGTCGACGCCGTCAACGCCGCGCTGTTGTGTCGGGACCACCTGCTTGGATCACTCGATGACCGATCACTGCGGATCCTGAAGGGCCTGTTGAGCAACCACACCAAGAAGGACATCGCGGCCGCCGAACAGGTCAGCGCCTCGGCGGTGTCGCAGCGCGCCGGCCGCGACGGGCTGGACCTGCTCGTGCTGACCTCGAGCTACCTGCGCGGTGTCCGGTGAGTGCGCTGGCCGTCCTGCTGATCGCGGTCAGCCTGGCCGACATGTGCCGCCGGCTGACGCACCGGACTTGGCTGCCCGTCGCGGTGGTCCCGGCCACGGTGGTGGGCTGCGCCCTGCTCGCCGGGCTCTGGCATCGCGGCGACATCCCGCTGCTCGCGATCGGCGTCGCCGCCGGCATTGCCTGGGAGGTGCTCGGCGCACGCGCCGAACGCACCGGGCACCGCCCGTGGGCGCCGCTCCTGGTGCTGGGCGCGGCCGCCGCCACGCTGATCGTGCTGTCCGGGTGGGCGTCGGAGGTGACGGGGCTGATCGCCCGGTGGTCGGCGTGGACGCAGCTGCCCGGGGTGGGCACGCTCAGCGCCGACCGGCTGCTGATGGTGGTAGCCGTCATCCTGCTGCAGTCGGTCACCGGTAACCAGCTGGTGCGGCTGGTACTGGCGTCGGTCGGCGCGGTCAAACCCGCCGGGCAGCCGCAAGCCTCGGACCGGCTCAAGGGTGGGCGATTACTCGGGCCGATGGAACGCCTGCTCATCCTGGGGCTCGGCGTGGCCGGTCAGTTGGCCGCCGCCACCGCCGTCGTCGCCGCCAAGAGCATCATCCGGTTCCCGGAGATCAACGCGCAGAAGGCGAAAGCCAATGGCAACGGGGACCTGGGGATCGGCATCGACGAGGTGACCGAGTACTTCCTGGTGGGCAGCTTCGCGAGCTGGATCATCGCGCTCGGTGGGCTGGCGCTGGCGCAATAACCGCAATCGCCCGTGGGCCGGCGATGGCGTTCCTACACTCCCGGCATGAAGACCAACGCGGCGATTCTGTGGGAGTACGGGGGCGACTGGACGGTCGAGGAGGTCGACCTCGATCCCCCGGGTGACGGCGAGGTGCTGGTGTCGTGGGAGGCCACCGGCCTGTGCCACTCCGACGAACACGTCCGCACGGGCGACCTGCCCGGACCACTCCCCCTGATCGGCGGTCACGAGGGCGCCGGTGTGGTGCAGGAGGTGGGCCAGGGCGTCATCGGCCTGGCACCCGGTGACCACGTCGTCGCGTCGTTCCTGCCGGCATGCGGACGGTGCCGCTTCTGTTCGACCGGGCACCAGAACCTCTGCGACCTCGGGGCGATGATCATGACCGGCACCCAGCTCGACGGCAGCTACCGCCGTCGCGCCCGGGGCCAGGACGTCGGCGTGATGGCACTCGTCGGCACCTTCTCGCAGTACGGCACCGTACCGGAGGCCTCGGTCGTCAAGATCGACGACGACCTGCCGTTGGCGCGGGCGTGCCTGCTCGGTTGCGGCGTCACCACCGGGTGGGGTTCGGCCGTGAACACCGCCGACGTGCAGCCGGGTGACACCGTGGTCGTCGTCGGTCTGGGCGGGATCGGCAGCGGAGCCGTCCAGGGCGCCCGGCTGGCGGGCGCCGAGAAGATCATCGTCGTCGACCTGGTGGAGGCCAAGCGCGACAAGGCCTTCCAGTTCGGCGCCACGCACTTCGTGACGTCGATGGCCGAAGCCACCGCGTTGGTCGCCGACCTCACCCGCGGTGTGATGGCCGACTCGGCGATCCTGACGGTCGGGCTCCTCGAGGGGTCGATGATCGAGGACGCGCTCACCGTCATCCGCAAGGGCGGCGCGGTGGTGGCGACCGCGATCGCGTCGATGACCGACACCACCGCCAACCTCGGGCTGATGATGTTCACGCTCTTCCAGAAGCGCCTGCTGGGCAGCCTCTACGGCGAGGCGAACCCGCGCGCCGACATCCCCCGGCTGCTGTCGCTGTACCGCGAGGGCAAGCTACTGCTCGACGAGACCGTCACCCACGAGTACAAACTCGCCGAGGTCAACGAGGGCTACGCCGACATGCGCGCGGGCCGCAACATCCGCGGCGTGATCCTGCACGATCATTGAACTCCTCGCCCCGAGATCAGAGGCGCTCGATGATCGTGACGT is a window from the Mycolicibacterium litorale genome containing:
- a CDS encoding steroid 3-ketoacyl-CoA thiolase — translated: MGTPVIVEATRSAIGKRNGWLSGLHATELLGAVQKALVDKAGIDAGEVEQIIGGCVTQYGEQSNNITRVAWLTAGLPEHVGATTVDCQCGSGQQANHLIAGLIAAGAIDVGIACGVEAMSRVGLGANAGPDRSKIRAESWDIDMPNQFEAAERIAKRRGITREDIDQFGFASQAKAKQAWAENRFDREISPIVAPVLDENKQPTSDRAPVAKDQGLRDTTLEGLSQLKPVMDGGIHTAGTSSQISDGAAAVLWMDEDKARALGLTPRARIVSQALVGAEPYYHLDGPVQSTAKVLEKAGMKMGDIDITEINEAFASVVLSWARVHNPDMDKVNVNGGAIALGHPVGSTGSRLITTALHELERTDKSTALITMCAGGALSTGTIIERI
- the ipdA gene encoding cholesterol ring-cleaving hydrolase subunit IpdA codes for the protein MSDKTTTLDEAVASIESGMTIGIGGWGSRRKPMAFVRALLRTDVTDLTVVTYGGPDLGLLCSANKVKRVYYGFVSLDSPPFYDPWFAKARTSGSIEAREMDEGMLRCGLQAAAQRLPFLPIRAGLGSDVRAFWGDELKTVRSPYPTGDGYEELIAMPALNLDVACVHMNLGDAQGNAAYTGIDPYFDDLFLMSARRRLLSVERVVSTEELVKAVPPQALLVNRMMVDSVVEAPNGAHFTTAEPDYRRDEKFQRHYAEAAGSEESWAEFVSTYLSGSEDDYQAAVRRFAEQQGAAK
- a CDS encoding nitroreductase family deazaflavin-dependent oxidoreductase, which codes for MPKSPPSRLNSPAADVVIKWMSRANTLLYKISGGRLGGTFGKAPVALLTTIGRKTGEPRVSPLLYLRDGDRVILVASRGGSDKHPMWYLNLRANPRVEVQIKDEVLPLTARPATEEERAQYWPRLVAMYPNFDDYQSWTDRVIPIVVCEP
- a CDS encoding nitroreductase family deazaflavin-dependent oxidoreductase, whose product is MAGRIRNSQALALAMKYFARAHIWAYRRTDGLLGSRLLWFPAALLTTTGRRSGEPRTTPTLYLRDGDRVILPASFGGRDSDPLWYRNLKENPDVHVQIGAEKLDLVARDATDEERRRYWPRLTKMYPPYRNYREAADRVIPLVVCEP
- a CDS encoding acyl-CoA dehydrogenase family protein, with translation MDFSPDEGQQAVADVVTSVLERDNSWDALVSGGVTALGVPERLGGDGVGLAELATALTEIGRHGTISPALATLGLALVPLLDLASDAQQDRYLADVAKGAILTAALNEPGAALPDRPATTLTGGRLNGTKVGVPYAAAAEWILVTADSGVAVVSAKADGVQLTETPTSNGGDEYAVTFSDVAVDDADVLAGATAQRVNELALAATGAFAAGLVAGALRLTADYVANRHQFGRPLSTFQTVAAQLAEVYIASRTLDLAATSVVWRLSEGRDADPQTRDDLEVLGYWLTSQAPPVMQTCHHLHGGMGMDITYPMNRYYSTIKDLSRLLGGPSHRLDLVGV
- the echA20 gene encoding (7aS)-7a-methyl-1,5-dioxo-2,3,5,6,7,7a-hexahydro-1H-indene-carboxyl-CoA hydrolase gives rise to the protein MTITSKTVEPGIVSVTVDYPPVNAIPSRGWFELGDAITAAGRDRSTHVVILRAEGRGFNAGVDIKEMQNTEGFTALIDANRGCFHAFRAVYECEVPVVAAVNGFCVGGGIGLVGNADVIVASDDATFGLPEVERGALGAATHLSRLVPQHMMRRLFFTAATVGADTLHHFGSVHEVVPRADLDEAALRVARDIAAKDTRVIRAAKEALNLIDVQRVNSSYRMEQGFTFELNLAGVSDEHRDAFAGTDKGSK
- a CDS encoding cytochrome P450 encodes the protein MACPNLPQNFDFLDPDVNLKALPVEELAELRKSEPIHWVDVPGGTGGFGDKGYWLVTKHADVKEVSKRSDVFGSSPDGAIPVWPQEMTRDAIDLQRNVLLNMDAPQHTRLRKIISRGFTPRAVGRLEEELNQRAQNIAKTALANGEGDFVEQVSAELPLQAIAELLGVPQDDRDKIFRWSNEMTGGEDPEYADIDPAMSSFELITYAMKMAEERSKNPTDDIVTKLIEADIEGEKLSDDEFGFFVIMLAVAGNETTRNSITHGMIAFSNNPEQWELYKRERPETAADEIVRWATPVSAFQRTALEDVELGGVTIKKGQRVVMSYRSANFDEEVFEDPHTFNILRNPNPHVGFGGTGAHYCIGANLARMTINLIFNAVADNMPDLKPIGEPERLRSGWLNGIKHWRVDYTGAGGPADPAQCPVSH
- a CDS encoding SDR family oxidoreductase; translation: MTDAAGIKLGLDGRVVLVTGGVRGVGAGISAVFAAQGATVVTCARRPVEDSPYEFHSCDIRDDDSVKALIDGIVDAHGRLDVVVNNAGGSPYVLAAEASAKFTRKIVELNLLGALSVSTHANAVMQHQDSGGAIVNISSVSGRRPTPGTAAYGAAKAGMENMTTTLAVEWAPKVRVNSVVVGMVETEQSELFYGDADSIAAISRNVPLGRLAKPADIGWAAAFLASDAASYISGASLEVHGGGEPPHYLSTTTADIKK
- a CDS encoding SDR family oxidoreductase, with the protein product MGLLDGRVVIVTGAGGGIGRAHALAFAAEGARVVVNDIGVGLDGSPAGGGSAAQSVVDEITAAGGEAVTSGANVADWAQAEGLIQTAVDSFGGLDVLVNNAGIVRDRMFANTSEEEFDAVIAVHLKGHFATMRHAAAYWRAQSKAGNTVDARIVNTSSGAGLQGSVGQANYSAAKAGIAAMTLVAAAEMGRYGVTVNAIAPSARTRMTETVFAEMMSTQDQDFDAMAPENVSPLVVWLGSVEARDVTGKVFEVEGGKIRVAEGWAHGPQVDKGARWDPAELGPVVKDLLAKARPPVPVYGA